A genomic region of bacterium HR17 contains the following coding sequences:
- the lgt gene encoding Prolipoprotein diacylglyceryl transferase, whose amino-acid sequence MPLHPVLLKCGPFTLRSYGVMVAVGVLIGFWWTRREFRRRQLPLDALYDATIAAMALGVIGARLLYVALHWSIYRTHLPAIAMIWADGGLSFHGAVLGGVLGVWWVTRRYRLPFGQVADAAAPGTALGHAFGRIGCFLNGCCYGAPTTLPLGVRFHNPALGVDTLPSHPAQLYEAAGLAVLFLWLVRYRRFAPYTGAVFVMWVMGYAVLRFFVEFARAGATATVVNGLTQAQWVSIVLFCGALAYHRWRYRSA is encoded by the coding sequence ATGCCGTTGCACCCTGTCCTGTTGAAGTGCGGTCCGTTTACGCTCCGCAGCTACGGCGTGATGGTAGCGGTGGGTGTGTTGATCGGCTTTTGGTGGACGCGCCGTGAGTTTCGGCGTCGTCAACTGCCCTTAGATGCCCTTTATGACGCTACCATCGCAGCGATGGCGTTGGGCGTCATCGGCGCGCGTTTGCTGTATGTCGCGTTGCATTGGTCAATTTACCGCACGCATTTGCCTGCGATCGCGATGATTTGGGCAGATGGAGGGCTGTCTTTTCACGGGGCGGTGCTAGGCGGTGTGTTAGGTGTTTGGTGGGTGACACGACGCTATCGCTTGCCCTTCGGGCAAGTCGCTGACGCTGCAGCGCCGGGAACAGCGTTGGGTCACGCTTTCGGGCGCATCGGGTGTTTCCTCAACGGATGTTGCTACGGTGCTCCGACCACCCTACCTCTCGGCGTGCGGTTTCACAACCCCGCGTTGGGCGTTGACACTTTACCGAGCCATCCAGCCCAGCTTTACGAAGCCGCAGGGTTAGCGGTTCTGTTTCTGTGGCTGGTGCGTTATCGGCGTTTCGCCCCATACACGGGGGCTGTTTTTGTCATGTGGGTGATGGGTTACGCTGTGCTGCGATTTTTCGTAGAATTCGCCCGCGCCGGTGCGACGGCGACGGTCGTCAACGGGCTGACGCAGGCTCAGTGGGTGAGCATCGTCTTGTTTTGCGGGGCGTTGGCATACCATCGGTGGCGCTATCGGTCTGCATAG